The following proteins come from a genomic window of Brevibacillus antibioticus:
- the zwf gene encoding glucose-6-phosphate dehydrogenase, with translation MEAMTFVLFGATGDLAKRKIFPALFNLYVDQKLPAAFSIIGVGRRDWSNDEFQETVRQSVHEFSRRAQIDSHELDAFLSACRYAAVDVIEPSAYVTLHDLVLQREQELQIPQNRMFYLSVAPQYFEGIATNIKSSGLGSTTGWKRLIIEKPFGHDLQSAKELNEKLGKAFLEEEIYRIDHYLGKPMVQNLEALEFANPIFQALWNNQYIANVQITANETVGVEDRAGYYEPAGALRDMLQNHMLQMLMIIAMQLPKRITSAHIREEKRKVMAAVRPMKKEEVRTHVIRGQYSAGHLQGTSVAGYRDEPGVDPVSMTETYIATRVWIDDPFWQGVPFYIRTGKRLQEKSTRIVIEFKNPHEKLYQEQNETTSPNLLIISVNPNEGIALQVNSKNPTNSGKIEPVTVDFSAGTNDVPEAYELLLFDALRGDSTYFAHWDEVRLSWEWVTPILEAFAENLVPLFTYEAGSFGPKAAEQLLAADGFVWWLDKVEERVPITSTR, from the coding sequence ATGGAAGCGATGACCTTTGTCCTTTTTGGCGCGACAGGAGATTTAGCAAAACGCAAAATTTTCCCTGCGCTCTTTAATTTATATGTAGATCAAAAGTTGCCTGCTGCCTTTTCGATTATCGGTGTGGGGAGAAGGGACTGGTCTAATGACGAATTTCAGGAAACTGTTCGCCAGTCTGTCCATGAGTTTTCTCGTCGCGCCCAGATTGATTCCCACGAGCTAGACGCTTTCTTGTCTGCTTGTCGTTATGCGGCAGTAGATGTCATAGAACCAAGTGCATATGTAACGCTACATGATCTGGTGCTGCAAAGAGAGCAAGAGCTGCAGATCCCGCAAAACCGGATGTTTTACTTGTCAGTGGCCCCGCAATATTTCGAGGGAATTGCAACCAATATCAAATCCAGCGGGCTGGGTTCAACGACAGGCTGGAAGCGTCTGATCATTGAAAAGCCGTTTGGACATGATTTGCAATCCGCCAAAGAATTGAATGAAAAGCTAGGGAAAGCATTTTTGGAAGAAGAAATATATCGCATTGACCATTACTTGGGAAAACCGATGGTGCAAAACCTCGAGGCACTCGAATTTGCGAACCCGATCTTCCAGGCCCTTTGGAACAATCAGTACATCGCCAACGTGCAAATTACGGCGAATGAAACGGTCGGCGTCGAGGATCGGGCTGGATATTACGAGCCAGCCGGAGCACTACGCGACATGCTCCAAAATCACATGCTGCAAATGCTCATGATCATCGCCATGCAGCTTCCAAAGCGAATCACCTCCGCCCATATCCGCGAAGAAAAACGCAAGGTAATGGCCGCCGTGCGTCCAATGAAGAAAGAAGAAGTCCGCACCCACGTTATTCGCGGTCAGTATAGCGCAGGACATCTTCAAGGAACGTCTGTAGCTGGTTACAGGGACGAGCCTGGTGTCGATCCTGTTTCGATGACAGAAACGTATATTGCCACTCGTGTCTGGATTGATGACCCGTTTTGGCAAGGGGTACCTTTTTATATTCGAACGGGAAAAAGACTGCAAGAGAAATCAACCAGGATCGTCATTGAGTTCAAAAATCCGCACGAAAAGCTATACCAGGAGCAAAATGAAACGACATCGCCTAATTTGTTGATTATCAGCGTGAATCCGAACGAAGGTATTGCCTTGCAGGTAAATAGTAAGAATCCGACAAATAGCGGTAAGATTGAGCCGGTGACCGTAGATTTCAGTGCAGGGACAAATGACGTGCCAGAAGCGTACGAGCTGCTCTTGTTCGATGCGCTCCGAGGGGATTCCACCTACTTTGCACATTGGGACGAGGTCCGGCTGTCGTGGGAGTGGGTGACACCGATTTTGGAAGCCTTCGCTGAAAATTTGGTGCCACTCTTTACGTACGAAGCTGGCTCATTCGGACCGAAGGCCGCGGAGCAATTGCTTGCAGCAGACGGATTCGTGTGGTGGCTGGATAAGGTCGAAGAACGAGTGCCAATCACTTCAACAAGATAG
- a CDS encoding Gfo/Idh/MocA family protein yields MRFGVIGTSWITEEFIQAGQNVEGFSLQAVYSRTFERAKEFAEKYHAPFAYNSLEEMVASKNMDAVYIASPNSCHAEQAIQCMDAGLHVLCEKPLASNTIEAEEMIKAANRNDVLLMEAVKSTLLPNFFAIQDNLHKLGKVRRFIASNCQYSSRYDAYREGKVLRAFDPAFSNGALMDIGIYCLYPLLILFGRPDDIKAEGIVLDSGVDGEGSMLLKYREMDAIISFSKITTSYQPAEIQGEDATMVIDRINHLKEVDIRYRDGRTEHVTRPQTPKTMHYEIREFLHLARSGARQSATNSHEVSKMTMQVMDEARRQMGIVFPADRKKQ; encoded by the coding sequence ATGCGATTTGGCGTAATCGGAACGAGCTGGATCACCGAAGAATTTATCCAGGCTGGTCAAAATGTAGAAGGATTTTCTCTTCAGGCTGTATATTCACGTACCTTCGAGCGCGCCAAGGAATTCGCTGAAAAGTACCATGCTCCATTCGCCTATAATAGCTTAGAAGAAATGGTAGCAAGCAAAAATATGGACGCCGTCTATATTGCGAGCCCCAACTCCTGCCACGCGGAGCAAGCGATCCAGTGCATGGACGCGGGGCTGCACGTATTGTGTGAAAAGCCACTGGCTTCCAATACGATTGAGGCAGAAGAAATGATCAAAGCAGCGAATAGAAATGACGTGCTGCTCATGGAGGCTGTCAAATCTACACTGTTGCCCAATTTTTTTGCGATACAAGACAACCTGCACAAGCTGGGAAAAGTACGACGCTTTATTGCTAGCAATTGCCAATATTCCTCTCGCTATGACGCCTACCGCGAAGGGAAGGTTTTACGTGCTTTTGATCCTGCTTTTTCAAACGGAGCCTTGATGGACATCGGTATCTATTGTCTTTATCCATTACTCATCCTTTTTGGCAGACCAGACGATATCAAAGCAGAAGGAATTGTGCTTGATTCTGGAGTGGATGGAGAAGGTAGTATGTTGTTGAAGTATCGAGAGATGGATGCAATCATTAGCTTCTCGAAAATTACGACCTCCTATCAGCCAGCAGAAATTCAAGGGGAGGACGCTACGATGGTGATCGATCGAATCAACCATCTCAAAGAAGTGGACATTCGTTACAGGGACGGGCGAACCGAACACGTAACAAGGCCTCAGACCCCGAAGACCATGCATTATGAAATAAGAGAATTCCTACACTTGGCGAGGAGCGGGGCCAGACAATCTGCAACGAATTCGCATGAAGTTTCCAAAATGACCATGCAGGTCATGGATGAAGCGAGAAGACAGATGGGGATTGTTTTTCCAGCGGATCGAAAAAAACAGTAG
- a CDS encoding cyclase family protein yields the protein MKMYDVTATVYEGMTVYKNKPEKQPKIRTATSGYVTESRIDMDLHTGTHVDAPLHMVNAGDTFESISLEKLVGNCKVLDLTAVEDRITRSDLESFDLVRGDFVLFKTKNSFEEAFSFEFIFLSEEGAEYISELGVRGIGTDALGIERSQEGHPTHKKLFAAGVIVVEGLRLAEVPPGEYFLVAAPLKLIGTDAAPARVLLFEGLHSNLSIETE from the coding sequence ATGAAAATGTATGATGTAACCGCCACCGTTTACGAAGGAATGACAGTGTATAAAAACAAGCCAGAAAAGCAACCGAAAATACGTACGGCTACCAGTGGCTATGTAACCGAATCGAGAATCGACATGGATCTTCACACGGGTACCCATGTGGATGCTCCCCTGCACATGGTGAATGCTGGTGATACATTTGAGAGTATTTCATTGGAAAAGCTAGTGGGCAATTGCAAGGTTCTCGATCTCACAGCGGTAGAGGACAGGATCACCCGCTCCGACTTGGAGAGCTTCGATTTGGTGCGAGGAGATTTTGTCCTGTTTAAAACGAAAAACTCTTTTGAAGAGGCGTTCTCTTTTGAATTCATCTTTCTGTCAGAAGAAGGTGCGGAATATATAAGTGAGCTGGGGGTGCGGGGCATTGGTACCGATGCACTTGGAATCGAACGCAGCCAGGAAGGTCACCCCACACATAAAAAATTGTTTGCAGCGGGAGTCATTGTCGTGGAAGGCTTGCGGCTAGCAGAGGTCCCGCCAGGCGAGTATTTTCTGGTAGCTGCACCACTCAAGCTGATCGGCACGGATGCAGCCCCGGCAAGGGTCCTATTGTTTGAAGGCTTACATAGTAACTTGTCTATTGAAACTGAATGA
- a CDS encoding DinB family protein — MLRRPERDEYAAYFDYYMGLVPEGELQTILTQQGERIVALVSSLAPEQVDYRYAPGKWTVKEVLGHLIDAERIMSYRLLRIARGDQTPLVGFDENAFVENGCFQLRDLSDLLEEYKAVRASTIAQVRGISPEAWLRTGLANGNKLSARTLAYVIAGHEAHHTSILIERYFG; from the coding sequence ATGCTCAGACGACCAGAGCGCGATGAATACGCTGCTTATTTTGACTATTACATGGGTCTTGTACCGGAGGGGGAGCTCCAAACGATCCTCACGCAGCAAGGAGAGAGGATCGTCGCGTTAGTTTCGTCCCTTGCCCCCGAACAAGTTGATTATCGGTATGCGCCAGGCAAATGGACGGTTAAAGAGGTGTTGGGTCATCTCATCGATGCAGAACGAATCATGAGCTATCGCCTGCTGAGAATCGCGAGAGGAGATCAGACACCCCTCGTCGGTTTTGATGAGAATGCTTTTGTTGAAAACGGGTGTTTTCAGCTAAGAGACCTGTCTGATTTACTGGAAGAGTATAAGGCTGTCCGTGCTTCCACCATCGCGCAGGTGCGAGGAATCTCGCCAGAAGCGTGGTTGCGTACAGGACTTGCCAACGGAAACAAGCTATCTGCAAGGACATTGGCCTATGTGATTGCTGGACATGAAGCTCACCACACTAGCATTTTGATAGAACGGTACTTCGGGTAA
- a CDS encoding homoserine dehydrogenase: MSTEVVRVGLLGLGTVGGGVIKTIRSQQEKLASRLGKRIEIVKALVRDSEKERAVHVDPALLTTDFEDVLRSDVDIVVEVMGGVEPTYDYVRALIEKGCHVVTANKELLAKKGTELVDLANQYQVHLAYEASVAGGIPILSVLRQFLRTNDIQGVRGILNGTTNFILTKMEAEQLSYQEVLKQAQELGYAEADPRSDVEGFDAMYKLYILTQLVYGEALPLADVVRKGIADLSAGHIRIASELGYRIKLIAQAYQAEQEIRLSVEPTMLPLSHPLAQIHDAFNAVQLSGNIVGDLLFTGRGAGELPTASAVVEDLAYLLTQPFTPHPTWKEKTADKAGVTVDSAEHVLCYLEGSCHTATPDRVLHFLEQVGVNVHKLKVQFDLGGVLRAGLIVTGISEEHESLLKNDFGLEVRCFPIIESA; encoded by the coding sequence ATGAGTACAGAAGTGGTACGCGTGGGATTATTGGGATTGGGAACAGTTGGTGGAGGCGTAATCAAAACGATCCGTTCGCAACAGGAGAAGCTGGCTTCTCGTCTGGGAAAACGAATTGAGATCGTCAAGGCATTGGTGCGTGACTCGGAAAAAGAGCGGGCGGTTCATGTCGACCCTGCTTTACTGACAACTGACTTTGAGGATGTATTGAGAAGCGATGTGGATATCGTGGTGGAGGTCATGGGTGGTGTAGAACCTACCTATGACTACGTCCGTGCTTTAATTGAAAAGGGCTGCCATGTGGTAACTGCGAATAAAGAGCTCCTGGCGAAAAAAGGAACAGAGCTAGTCGATTTGGCCAATCAGTATCAAGTGCATCTTGCTTATGAAGCGAGTGTGGCAGGGGGCATCCCGATCTTGAGCGTGCTCCGGCAGTTCCTTCGCACGAACGATATCCAAGGTGTTCGCGGTATTCTCAACGGAACAACGAACTTCATTTTGACGAAAATGGAAGCAGAGCAGCTCTCATACCAAGAGGTGCTCAAGCAAGCGCAGGAGCTGGGCTATGCGGAAGCAGACCCTCGTTCGGATGTAGAAGGCTTTGATGCGATGTATAAATTGTATATCTTGACACAGCTTGTTTATGGAGAAGCGCTGCCTTTAGCGGATGTTGTTCGCAAAGGGATTGCAGATTTGTCAGCGGGTCACATTCGGATTGCGAGCGAGTTGGGGTACCGGATCAAGCTGATCGCGCAGGCTTATCAAGCCGAACAAGAAATTCGCCTATCTGTTGAACCAACCATGCTTCCACTGAGCCATCCGTTGGCGCAAATCCACGACGCATTTAATGCTGTCCAGCTATCCGGTAACATCGTGGGAGACTTGTTGTTTACAGGAAGAGGGGCAGGAGAGCTCCCCACAGCGAGTGCAGTCGTGGAGGATTTGGCCTATTTATTGACACAGCCATTCACACCGCATCCTACCTGGAAAGAAAAAACGGCTGACAAAGCTGGAGTCACGGTGGACTCGGCAGAACACGTCCTCTGTTATCTTGAGGGCTCGTGTCATACTGCTACGCCAGATCGTGTCTTGCATTTCCTCGAGCAAGTAGGAGTGAACGTTCATAAATTAAAAGTCCAATTCGATTTGGGGGGCGTCTTGCGCGCAGGTTTGATCGTGACAGGAATCAGTGAAGAGCATGAGTCCTTATTGAAAAATGATTTTGGCTTAGAAGTACGATGCTTCCCCATTATCGAATCTGCGTAA
- a CDS encoding CapA family protein: MNETRSSRVKARRKHSRKKWVRAGKSTLLFSVLAIFVVGTYYLFQTAMDREHANPYTPPAPDHTANQKTSVQLTFVGDIMMSGNVEKTLLANSYDYPYKHVSSLFLQDDITIANLETPITATGVPAQNKDYVYKSSPLAVPAMKNAGIDVVNLANNHSMDQGVPGLLDTFDALDENRIQYVGAGKDASRAYSPIFIEKNGIKIAILGFSRVIPETSWFAGDSQPGMAASYDPTLAVKAIREANNQADLVVVISHWGKERYDYPIDHQKELSRAYIDAGADLIVGGHPHVLQGFERYNDKWIAYSLGNFIFTRSTEPKTWETMVLQATCTKSGDCELTMLPFHAELGQAVPMNESNGAALLKRIESISESVEIQSDGRVQPRAKAVETAPDKRSRVSR, from the coding sequence ATGAACGAGACCAGATCAAGCCGGGTAAAAGCTCGGCGCAAGCACTCACGCAAAAAATGGGTACGTGCCGGAAAGAGCACGCTCTTATTTAGTGTGTTGGCCATCTTCGTCGTCGGAACCTACTACCTATTCCAAACAGCTATGGATAGAGAACATGCCAACCCGTACACGCCGCCTGCTCCTGATCATACCGCAAACCAAAAGACTTCCGTGCAGCTCACCTTTGTCGGTGACATCATGATGTCAGGAAATGTTGAGAAAACCCTACTCGCAAACAGCTATGACTACCCATACAAACATGTAAGCTCGCTTTTTTTGCAAGATGATATCACCATTGCCAATTTGGAGACGCCGATCACCGCCACAGGTGTTCCTGCTCAGAACAAGGATTATGTCTACAAGTCATCGCCACTTGCTGTCCCTGCCATGAAAAACGCTGGGATTGATGTGGTAAATCTCGCCAATAATCACTCCATGGACCAAGGAGTTCCCGGGTTGCTGGATACTTTTGACGCTTTGGATGAAAACCGGATTCAATACGTCGGCGCCGGTAAGGATGCTAGCCGTGCCTATTCGCCTATATTCATAGAAAAGAACGGCATCAAGATCGCGATTCTCGGTTTCAGCAGGGTCATTCCCGAAACGAGCTGGTTTGCAGGTGATTCCCAGCCAGGTATGGCCGCTTCCTATGATCCTACATTGGCAGTGAAAGCGATCCGTGAAGCAAACAATCAAGCGGATCTCGTCGTGGTGATTTCACACTGGGGCAAGGAACGCTACGATTATCCTATCGATCATCAAAAAGAGCTGTCTCGTGCCTACATCGATGCTGGTGCAGATTTGATTGTCGGCGGTCATCCTCACGTCCTTCAAGGTTTTGAACGATACAACGACAAATGGATTGCGTACAGTCTCGGCAATTTCATTTTCACACGATCAACCGAACCCAAGACTTGGGAAACGATGGTCCTGCAAGCAACCTGCACGAAAAGTGGTGATTGTGAGCTGACGATGCTTCCGTTTCACGCAGAATTGGGACAAGCTGTACCGATGAATGAAAGCAATGGCGCTGCCCTACTAAAACGCATTGAATCCATTTCTGAGAGTGTCGAGATACAAAGTGACGGGCGTGTGCAGCCGCGTGCAAAAGCAGTGGAGACTGCCCCTGACAAAAGAAGCCGTGTTTCCAGGTAA
- a CDS encoding VOC family protein yields MRLTFDHLVHFVQQTPKEAAEQFCQAGFHAVVGGRHAPWGTWNSLSYFGLSYVEFLAVEHEELARHSENPLVRQCIADEAKGEGFGQIALRTNEMDAWAERLRSQGLQVTGPVAGSRTRDDGTTLRWRMLFLEDADSALLPPFLIEWSQTDDERIDDLTNRGIIGAHPNGAAHLISVGYAVTDLEEATARWQSWFGWKKSEVFHDKELGAICQTFELSGGNVVLCQPTEEGLAQTAWENRGQRPFFAKLAGASKNSEYKIGGGSYFLAALE; encoded by the coding sequence GTGCGATTAACTTTTGATCATTTGGTTCATTTTGTACAGCAAACTCCAAAGGAAGCAGCGGAACAATTTTGTCAAGCGGGTTTTCATGCGGTTGTTGGAGGGCGTCATGCGCCTTGGGGGACATGGAATAGCCTGAGTTATTTCGGGCTTTCTTATGTTGAATTTTTAGCGGTTGAACACGAGGAGCTTGCTCGACATTCGGAGAATCCCCTCGTACGTCAATGTATCGCGGATGAGGCAAAGGGAGAAGGATTTGGACAGATTGCGCTTCGGACCAACGAGATGGATGCGTGGGCAGAGCGTTTGCGAAGCCAAGGCTTGCAGGTTACTGGACCTGTTGCGGGAAGTCGTACGCGTGATGATGGCACGACGCTTCGGTGGCGGATGTTGTTCCTCGAAGATGCAGATAGTGCTCTTCTCCCGCCATTTCTCATTGAATGGTCGCAAACGGATGATGAGAGAATAGACGATTTGACGAATCGTGGCATCATTGGCGCACATCCGAACGGTGCAGCCCATCTCATATCTGTAGGGTATGCCGTGACAGATCTGGAAGAAGCAACAGCACGTTGGCAAAGCTGGTTTGGGTGGAAGAAGAGCGAAGTATTCCACGATAAAGAACTGGGGGCCATCTGCCAAACCTTTGAACTATCGGGAGGAAATGTAGTGCTTTGCCAACCGACTGAGGAGGGATTGGCGCAGACTGCATGGGAAAATCGCGGGCAAAGACCGTTTTTTGCGAAGCTGGCAGGAGCAAGCAAGAATAGCGAGTATAAGATTGGTGGAGGATCTTACTTTCTCGCAGCGCTGGAATAG
- a CDS encoding CcdC family protein, with product MQILSSPILGILLPLVMAIAVIFVRMRRQKKPASAKSIILPPFFMATGFAMFLVPEAQLPPKFDIAAFVVGLFFSIPLIMTSRFEIIGQDVYLKRSRAFFFILSGLLVIRLIIKLLIKDSFTPIQTGGLFFLLAFGMLVPWRIAMLVMYRNLTKKMSGT from the coding sequence ATGCAGATACTTTCCTCTCCCATTTTGGGAATCCTGCTGCCTCTCGTGATGGCTATTGCAGTGATCTTTGTGAGAATGCGTCGGCAAAAAAAGCCAGCTTCCGCAAAAAGCATTATTTTGCCACCATTCTTTATGGCGACAGGGTTTGCGATGTTCTTGGTCCCGGAGGCGCAATTACCACCCAAGTTTGATATTGCAGCCTTTGTGGTTGGGCTTTTCTTTTCGATTCCGTTGATTATGACGTCACGTTTCGAAATCATTGGGCAAGATGTGTATTTGAAACGGTCCCGTGCGTTTTTCTTCATTTTGTCCGGTCTGTTGGTCATCCGGCTGATTATTAAGCTGTTGATCAAAGATAGCTTTACACCGATTCAAACAGGTGGACTGTTCTTCTTGCTCGCATTCGGTATGCTCGTACCTTGGCGTATCGCGATGCTGGTGATGTACCGGAATTTAACCAAAAAGATGTCTGGCACCTAG
- a CDS encoding MFS transporter — MLWRNRTFLLLMSGEIVAGAGMWISIIANLAFMQKLVPSDTVKGLILMCGLVVSILLAPKAGVVIDMYDKGKIMLFASLVRTLSPVFMFPALANDSLLWMIVSLIVMQCSAAFYFPTVQASLPAILSQDELLKANSAYLNISTLSRIGGTAIGGILVVSMDLSMLYVCSIIAYAVLAVVTLFLRIPPVTSRKIQEKVEFREILTISRQDPALFVGLINNGLITLFLGGLNLMILNFSELQREPQLMGWIYAAEGISILIGGLLAKRWIGRRNLVAASTIMLFFFALSQFGMSLADNKFMVLASFSVFGFVVAFFFPVTATIFQKRLAPHQQGRFFSFKSMLDRGFFLLALAITGVGLDLLGISSYLLFIGSVTLLFGLLTFFYSKKHKLDVRSHDEAAA, encoded by the coding sequence ATGTTATGGCGTAATCGTACCTTTCTGCTTTTAATGAGCGGAGAGATCGTCGCGGGAGCGGGCATGTGGATTTCGATTATTGCCAATCTTGCGTTCATGCAGAAACTCGTTCCTTCTGATACGGTGAAGGGCTTGATTCTGATGTGTGGATTGGTGGTCAGCATTCTCCTCGCCCCTAAAGCGGGTGTGGTGATTGACATGTACGACAAAGGCAAGATCATGCTGTTTGCCAGCTTGGTCCGAACACTCAGCCCCGTCTTCATGTTCCCAGCTCTTGCAAACGATTCTCTACTGTGGATGATCGTATCTTTGATCGTGATGCAATGCTCTGCTGCGTTTTATTTTCCGACCGTGCAGGCCTCCTTGCCAGCCATCCTTTCCCAGGACGAATTACTCAAGGCGAACAGCGCATATTTGAATATCTCCACCCTCTCGCGCATTGGGGGAACGGCCATCGGCGGTATACTCGTTGTATCCATGGACCTGTCCATGCTGTATGTGTGCTCCATCATCGCGTACGCTGTACTCGCTGTCGTTACGCTCTTTCTCCGCATTCCGCCAGTGACTTCTCGGAAGATTCAGGAAAAAGTGGAGTTTCGCGAGATATTGACGATCTCGCGGCAAGACCCAGCTTTGTTTGTCGGATTGATTAATAATGGGTTGATCACCTTGTTCCTTGGCGGTTTGAACCTGATGATCTTGAACTTTAGCGAGCTGCAACGGGAGCCTCAGCTCATGGGATGGATCTATGCGGCAGAAGGAATCAGCATTTTGATTGGCGGTCTCTTGGCAAAACGTTGGATAGGCCGCAGAAACCTCGTGGCAGCATCGACCATCATGCTCTTTTTCTTCGCGCTGTCCCAATTTGGCATGTCCTTGGCTGATAACAAATTCATGGTGCTTGCTTCCTTCTCCGTGTTCGGCTTTGTCGTTGCTTTCTTTTTCCCCGTCACCGCAACGATTTTCCAGAAGCGCCTAGCTCCACACCAGCAAGGGCGATTCTTTTCTTTCAAAAGCATGCTGGATCGTGGATTCTTCTTGTTGGCTCTCGCGATTACAGGAGTTGGGCTGGACCTTCTCGGCATTAGCAGCTACCTCCTCTTCATCGGCTCAGTGACATTGCTCTTTGGCTTGTTAACTTTCTTTTACAGTAAAAAGCATAAGCTGGATGTTCGATCCCACGATGAAGCAGCTGCCTAG
- a CDS encoding CPBP family intramembrane glutamic endopeptidase codes for MARKRTLLLLIVYGFAATLTIFYGLVEKHSVILTFFSFHVLVCICIPVIHGWWERDLRKHWRFAWGSFEWQGTLYGLANGVLMLTGVLAGLWLLLQEPGRPEAVRAGMEAWGIERRWIWGFSFYLVFINSLLEELFWRGFVLQRLRASLSRLMSIFLSSFFYSLYHLIISTILFGFRNGLFITAMVFGAGLIWGWMKGMFPSIYPIWFSHLFADLGLALAVVLWIY; via the coding sequence ATGGCGCGAAAACGAACGTTACTACTGTTGATCGTGTATGGATTTGCTGCGACTCTCACGATCTTTTACGGACTGGTGGAAAAGCATAGCGTCATTCTCACCTTCTTTTCTTTTCATGTGCTCGTTTGCATCTGTATCCCCGTCATTCATGGATGGTGGGAGAGAGATTTACGAAAGCACTGGCGTTTCGCGTGGGGAAGTTTTGAATGGCAGGGCACTTTATACGGACTGGCAAATGGTGTTCTTATGTTGACAGGAGTGCTGGCTGGACTTTGGTTGCTCTTGCAGGAACCAGGAAGACCTGAAGCCGTTCGAGCTGGCATGGAAGCATGGGGGATTGAACGCCGCTGGATTTGGGGTTTTTCGTTCTACCTCGTTTTCATTAACTCGCTGCTGGAAGAGCTGTTCTGGCGAGGCTTCGTCTTGCAGCGGTTGCGCGCATCCTTATCCCGGTTGATGTCCATTTTTCTTTCCAGCTTTTTTTATTCCCTGTATCACCTGATTATCTCTACGATCCTCTTTGGTTTTCGAAACGGTTTGTTCATTACGGCGATGGTTTTTGGAGCAGGGCTGATTTGGGGATGGATGAAAGGAATGTTTCCTTCGATTTACCCAATCTGGTTTAGTCATTTGTTTGCGGATTTGGGTCTCGCACTAGCTGTGGTTCTCTGGATTTATTGA
- a CDS encoding RNA 2'-phosphotransferase: protein MLAIHEETRLRKRLLSILRQNSEAFQLYYDTYGYTPIEPLLDYLRTLKGCSYITREDLHQVVEFDPERSIEWEKGELIRVTYGFLPTIAKSRLIEIVPPDVFYYGTHRKLLKQVLTGGLLPIASEYVQLADRPEHIGEPTDILRLVTVKAKEAHEAGICFYRVGERYCLSDAIPPRYLQVYAD from the coding sequence ATGCTGGCGATTCACGAAGAAACGAGACTTCGCAAGCGATTGCTCAGTATACTTCGGCAAAACAGTGAAGCATTTCAACTCTACTATGACACGTACGGGTATACCCCGATTGAGCCGTTGCTGGATTATCTTCGTACGCTGAAAGGGTGCTCATACATAACTAGGGAAGATCTTCACCAAGTGGTGGAGTTCGATCCTGAGCGGAGTATCGAATGGGAGAAAGGAGAACTCATTCGAGTAACCTACGGATTTTTGCCCACGATTGCAAAAAGCAGGCTCATCGAGATTGTACCACCTGACGTTTTCTATTACGGGACACATCGAAAGTTATTAAAACAAGTACTCACTGGCGGCTTGTTGCCAATTGCCAGTGAGTATGTGCAGCTTGCGGATAGACCGGAGCATATTGGAGAGCCGACAGACATATTGCGGCTCGTCACTGTGAAAGCAAAGGAGGCCCATGAAGCCGGCATTTGCTTTTACCGTGTGGGCGAGCGCTATTGTTTGAGCGATGCTATCCCGCCCCGTTATTTGCAGGTGTACGCAGACTAG
- a CDS encoding DUF309 domain-containing protein produces MYPQPYLDYLIQFHVERDYFECHEILEEYWKSAPPHERQPVWVGLIQISVALYHQRRGNQSGAIKMLTSAISLVKKHHLDIQKLGLDSDSLASLLEERLTEMQNGQPYRSLSLPMSDALKHAYQEACTTQNHPEHRDSDMQDAYLLNKHTLRDRSDVLAERKHQLQMREARRNNESN; encoded by the coding sequence ATGTACCCGCAACCGTATCTGGATTATTTGATCCAGTTTCATGTAGAACGTGATTATTTTGAGTGTCATGAGATTCTCGAGGAGTATTGGAAAAGCGCTCCTCCACATGAGCGACAACCAGTGTGGGTTGGTTTGATTCAAATCTCCGTCGCTCTATATCACCAGAGACGCGGGAATCAGTCAGGTGCAATTAAAATGCTCACAAGCGCCATATCCCTTGTCAAAAAGCATCATCTAGACATCCAAAAGCTTGGGTTGGATAGTGACAGTCTGGCGAGCCTGCTTGAAGAGCGCCTGACGGAAATGCAAAATGGTCAGCCCTATCGAAGCCTGTCCCTGCCCATGTCCGATGCTTTGAAACACGCGTATCAAGAGGCTTGTACGACGCAAAATCACCCTGAACACCGGGATAGCGATATGCAAGATGCCTACTTGCTGAATAAGCATACCTTGAGGGATCGAAGCGACGTTTTAGCAGAACGCAAGCACCAGTTGCAAATGCGCGAAGCACGTCGAAACAACGAGTCAAACTAG
- a CDS encoding YjzC family protein, whose product MGEHSRFREGEKSPKNAVYMEIGESGASVQNPMIIELSRGEKFPATRNKNRVWTQK is encoded by the coding sequence GTGGGAGAACACAGCCGTTTTCGTGAAGGAGAAAAGTCTCCAAAAAATGCCGTGTACATGGAAATTGGTGAGTCCGGTGCAAGTGTGCAGAATCCGATGATCATCGAGCTTTCCAGAGGGGAAAAATTCCCCGCTACACGAAATAAAAATCGCGTATGGACGCAAAAGTAA